Proteins encoded by one window of Thermococcus sp. Bubb.Bath:
- a CDS encoding valine--tRNA ligase: protein MLPKTYNPNEIEPKWQKFWLDERIYKYELDEKRPSYAIDTPPPFTSGTLHLGHVLSHTWIDIVARYKRMTGYNVLFPQGFDNHGLPTELKVEKEFGISKDQPEKFLQKCIEWTWQAIEAMRNQFIRIGYSADWELEYHTMDDWYKAAVQKSLIEFYKKGMLYRDEHPVYWCPRCRTSLAKAEVGYVEEDGFLYYIKLPLADGSGHVPIATTRPELMPACVAVFVHPEDERYKDVVGKKVKLPIFEREVPVIADGDVDPEFGTGAVYNCTYGDEQDVVWQKRYNLPVIIAINEDGTMNENAGPYKGLKTEEARKKIAEDLEKMGLLYDRKKIHHRVLRHTERSSCMAPIELLPRKQWFIKVKDFTDEIVKVAEKINWYPPDMFLRLKDWAESMDWDWVISRQRVFGTPIPFWVCDNGEVILPNEEDLPVDPRFDRPPRKCSDGSEPKPVTDVLDCWVDSSMSALMISRWYDAIRGDEEGKRWFEHNFPTALRPQGTDIIRTWAFYTIFRTWVLTGEKPWDDILINGMVAGPDGRKMSKSYGNVVAPDEVIPKYGADALRLWTALAPPGEDHPFKWETVDYNYRFLQKVWNIYRFAERHLEGFDPANAPEELEPLDRWILSRLHRLIKFATEEMEKYRFNLLTRELINFVWHEVADDYIEMIKYRLYGDDGESKLRAKAALYELLYNVMLLLAPLTPHITEELYQEMFKEHVGAKSVHLLEWPKYDQGRIDEEAEKLGELAREIVGVMRRYKNGHGLSLNAKLKHVAIYATDSYEKLKTIEKGIAGTMNIEKLEIIGGEPELEERITEIKPNFKTVGPKYGKLVPKITAYLKENAEEVAKALKEGGKVEFEVDGQKVELTKDDIVLRKAVFSEGEEVETAVVGDAVVLFF from the coding sequence ATGCTTCCTAAAACCTACAACCCCAACGAGATTGAGCCGAAATGGCAGAAGTTCTGGCTGGACGAACGGATTTATAAATACGAGCTGGACGAAAAGAGGCCGAGCTACGCTATAGACACTCCCCCACCGTTCACGAGCGGAACGCTGCACCTCGGTCACGTGCTCAGCCACACCTGGATCGACATCGTGGCCCGCTACAAGAGGATGACCGGTTACAACGTGCTCTTCCCGCAGGGCTTTGACAACCACGGCCTCCCGACCGAGCTTAAGGTCGAGAAGGAGTTCGGCATAAGCAAGGACCAGCCAGAGAAGTTCCTCCAGAAGTGTATAGAGTGGACCTGGCAGGCCATAGAAGCTATGAGAAATCAGTTCATAAGGATAGGCTACTCCGCCGACTGGGAGCTGGAGTACCACACGATGGACGACTGGTATAAGGCGGCAGTTCAAAAGTCCCTCATCGAGTTCTACAAGAAGGGAATGCTCTACCGCGACGAGCATCCAGTTTACTGGTGCCCGCGCTGCAGGACGAGTTTGGCGAAGGCCGAAGTAGGTTACGTTGAGGAAGATGGCTTCCTCTACTACATCAAGCTCCCGCTCGCCGATGGAAGCGGCCACGTGCCTATAGCCACCACCAGGCCGGAACTCATGCCCGCCTGTGTTGCGGTCTTTGTCCACCCCGAGGACGAGCGCTACAAAGATGTGGTCGGCAAGAAGGTGAAGCTCCCAATATTCGAGAGGGAAGTGCCAGTTATAGCCGACGGGGACGTTGACCCCGAGTTCGGAACCGGTGCCGTTTACAACTGTACCTACGGCGACGAGCAGGACGTCGTCTGGCAGAAGCGCTACAACCTTCCGGTCATCATAGCCATAAACGAAGACGGGACAATGAACGAGAACGCCGGGCCATACAAGGGGCTCAAGACCGAGGAAGCCAGAAAGAAGATCGCCGAAGACCTTGAGAAGATGGGCCTCCTCTACGACAGGAAGAAGATACACCACAGGGTTCTCCGTCACACCGAGAGGAGCTCCTGTATGGCCCCGATTGAGCTCCTGCCCAGGAAACAGTGGTTCATCAAGGTGAAGGACTTCACCGACGAGATAGTTAAAGTGGCTGAGAAAATCAACTGGTATCCGCCAGACATGTTCCTCCGCCTCAAAGACTGGGCGGAGTCAATGGACTGGGACTGGGTTATAAGCAGGCAGAGGGTTTTCGGAACGCCCATCCCGTTCTGGGTCTGCGATAACGGTGAGGTAATCCTGCCGAACGAGGAAGATTTACCGGTCGACCCGCGCTTTGACAGGCCGCCGAGGAAGTGCTCGGACGGAAGTGAGCCGAAGCCGGTAACTGACGTCCTCGACTGCTGGGTGGATTCGAGTATGAGCGCCCTCATGATAAGCCGCTGGTACGACGCGATCAGAGGAGACGAGGAAGGCAAGCGCTGGTTCGAGCACAACTTCCCGACAGCACTCAGGCCCCAGGGAACGGACATCATAAGGACGTGGGCGTTCTACACAATATTCCGGACGTGGGTCCTCACCGGCGAGAAGCCCTGGGATGACATCCTAATCAACGGTATGGTGGCCGGACCAGACGGAAGGAAGATGAGCAAGAGCTACGGCAACGTGGTTGCTCCCGATGAGGTTATACCAAAGTACGGCGCCGACGCTCTCAGGCTCTGGACAGCTTTGGCACCGCCCGGGGAGGACCACCCGTTCAAGTGGGAGACAGTTGATTACAACTACCGCTTCCTTCAGAAGGTCTGGAACATCTACCGCTTCGCCGAGAGACATCTCGAGGGCTTTGATCCTGCTAATGCGCCGGAGGAGCTTGAGCCTCTAGACCGCTGGATACTCAGCAGGCTCCACCGCCTGATTAAGTTCGCAACTGAAGAAATGGAGAAGTACCGCTTCAACCTGCTCACCAGGGAACTGATAAACTTCGTCTGGCACGAGGTTGCGGACGACTACATTGAGATGATCAAGTACAGGCTCTACGGGGACGACGGGGAGAGCAAGCTCAGGGCCAAAGCTGCCCTCTACGAGCTGCTCTACAACGTGATGCTCCTGCTCGCCCCGCTCACGCCGCACATCACAGAGGAGCTCTACCAGGAGATGTTCAAGGAGCACGTCGGTGCCAAGAGCGTCCACCTACTCGAATGGCCAAAGTACGACCAGGGCAGGATAGACGAAGAGGCCGAGAAGCTCGGAGAGCTGGCGAGGGAGATAGTCGGCGTCATGAGGCGCTACAAGAACGGCCACGGCCTGTCGCTCAACGCCAAGCTCAAGCACGTTGCCATCTACGCCACAGATTCTTACGAGAAGCTCAAAACCATAGAGAAGGGCATCGCGGGAACCATGAACATCGAGAAGCTCGAGATCATCGGGGGCGAACCTGAGCTTGAGGAGCGCATCACCGAGATAAAGCCGAACTTCAAGACCGTCGGGCCGAAGTATGGAAAGCTCGTGCCGAAGATCACCGCTTACCTCAAGGAGAACGCGGAAGAGGTTGCAAAGGCCCTCAAGGAGGGCGGAAAGGTCGAGTTCGAGGTCGATGGTCAGAAGGTCGAGCTGACGAAGGACGACATCGTGCTCAGAAAAGCCGTCTTCAGCGAGGGAGAAGAGGTCGAGACGGCGGTTGTTGGGGATGCGGTAGTGCTCTTCTTCTGA
- a CDS encoding NYN domain-containing protein, producing MNSDLSSEWCAVFIDGGYLAKVLKDEFGGTRIDFLKLSEVICPGKRLRTYYYNASPYQSSPPTSEEKERYRKAMRFFHSIDRLERFEVVTGKTVKRYTAEGKEYFAQKGVDVQLAVDLVRLSWAGHIKIAVLVAGDNDFVPAVKAAKDAGVIVKLYYSRKSSSDELLGTVDEAEEITEDLINQCELH from the coding sequence GTGAATTCAGACTTGTCTTCTGAATGGTGTGCAGTTTTTATTGATGGGGGTTATCTTGCTAAAGTCCTGAAAGATGAGTTTGGTGGGACGCGCATAGACTTTCTAAAGTTGTCTGAAGTCATATGCCCCGGGAAGCGGTTGAGGACATATTACTACAATGCCTCACCGTATCAGAGTAGCCCCCCGACCTCAGAAGAAAAGGAAAGGTACCGAAAAGCAATGCGGTTTTTCCACTCAATCGATCGGTTAGAACGTTTTGAGGTAGTTACAGGAAAGACTGTCAAGAGATATACTGCGGAGGGAAAGGAGTATTTTGCTCAAAAAGGAGTCGATGTTCAGCTTGCAGTTGATCTCGTCCGTCTTAGCTGGGCGGGCCACATAAAAATTGCTGTATTGGTAGCCGGAGATAATGACTTTGTGCCTGCTGTCAAAGCAGCAAAAGATGCAGGTGTGATAGTGAAGCTGTACTATTCACGTAAAAGCTCCTCGGATGAGCTTCTGGGTACGGTTGATGAGGCGGAAGAAATAACGGAGGATCTTATAAATCAATGTGAGTTGCACTAA
- a CDS encoding respiratory chain complex I subunit 1 family protein encodes MNPEGEVLIGLVQVIVVLALSPLMVGILKKAEARIESRKGISIFQPYYDLAKFFRKETLISEGVGPFFVAAPFIAFGAMLTLPWVLPIIGNFPSWLAPTVDFFGGTFIFGLAAMSSILATERTGSYYTGIGATRAVNFGAFAEPVLIMVFFGVAILTGTNNPFLMNHRVTAEGWYLNPTHILIMSAFFMLLLFDTGKLPIESHGSNELGMLDQGKGLEYTGPLYALNSWAGYMKSFILMSVFLNVFAVPWGLATNASLYEIAKGTFWLFVKMLGLIGAFVVVEETLAKIRLFRIIDYLSASFLLAIMGVISFLIGGGGL; translated from the coding sequence TTGAACCCGGAAGGAGAGGTACTTATAGGCTTAGTCCAGGTTATAGTGGTATTAGCCCTCTCACCGTTGATGGTGGGCATACTGAAGAAGGCGGAGGCAAGAATCGAGTCGCGGAAGGGAATCAGTATCTTCCAGCCCTACTACGACCTGGCCAAGTTCTTCAGGAAGGAGACGCTCATTTCAGAGGGGGTCGGGCCGTTCTTCGTTGCGGCGCCTTTCATAGCCTTCGGCGCGATGCTCACCTTGCCGTGGGTGCTGCCGATAATCGGCAACTTTCCGAGCTGGCTCGCTCCTACGGTTGACTTTTTCGGAGGAACGTTCATCTTCGGCCTCGCGGCGATGTCATCAATCCTAGCAACGGAAAGGACTGGGAGCTACTACACGGGCATCGGAGCAACGAGGGCCGTCAACTTCGGTGCCTTCGCGGAACCCGTCCTGATAATGGTCTTCTTCGGCGTGGCCATACTTACAGGCACGAACAACCCGTTCCTGATGAACCACAGGGTAACCGCGGAAGGCTGGTACCTCAACCCGACGCACATCCTCATAATGTCGGCCTTCTTCATGCTCCTCCTCTTCGACACCGGAAAGCTCCCCATAGAGTCCCATGGGAGCAACGAGCTCGGCATGCTCGACCAGGGGAAGGGGCTCGAGTACACTGGACCGCTCTACGCCCTCAACAGCTGGGCGGGCTACATGAAGTCCTTCATCCTCATGTCGGTCTTCCTCAACGTCTTCGCGGTTCCCTGGGGGCTCGCCACAAATGCATCCCTCTACGAGATTGCCAAAGGCACTTTCTGGCTCTTCGTGAAGATGCTCGGCCTCATCGGGGCCTTCGTGGTCGTTGAGGAGACCCTCGCGAAGATACGGCTGTTCAGGATAATCGACTACCTGTCGGCGAGCTTCCTGCTTGCCATCATGGGCGTCATAAGCTTCCTCATCGGGGGTGGTGGACTTTGA
- a CDS encoding hydrogenase — translation MISVTTEVINLLGVTVLLVAFLLLTESYMHSLVRLVAFQSLLIGTILAIIGWEKAIPEMVILAGVTIAFRTLLIPWILWKDVGRDYIWRNREIRTTHHAIVVGLIVAVLAYFLYVPVYRVTRNWSGVIPFILLFLSLLIIADRRNSLAQIIGYVSEENALLYFAAMLTPMPLILEFGILLDIIAFVLLAVIVGAEKRYGPLELEELTG, via the coding sequence TTGATTAGCGTAACCACCGAAGTAATAAACCTGCTCGGCGTCACGGTGCTCCTCGTGGCGTTCCTCCTCCTAACGGAGTCCTACATGCACTCGCTTGTAAGGCTCGTGGCGTTCCAGTCGCTCCTCATAGGCACTATCCTGGCGATAATCGGCTGGGAAAAGGCCATCCCCGAGATGGTAATCCTGGCTGGCGTGACGATAGCCTTTAGGACGCTCTTAATCCCCTGGATTCTCTGGAAGGACGTGGGAAGGGACTACATCTGGCGCAACAGGGAAATCAGGACGACGCACCACGCAATCGTCGTGGGGCTGATAGTTGCCGTCCTCGCTTACTTCCTCTACGTGCCCGTTTACAGGGTTACCAGGAACTGGAGCGGAGTCATACCCTTCATACTTCTCTTCCTGAGCCTCCTCATCATAGCAGACAGGAGAAACTCACTGGCCCAGATAATCGGCTACGTCAGCGAGGAGAACGCCCTCCTCTACTTCGCGGCTATGCTGACGCCGATGCCCCTTATACTTGAGTTCGGCATACTGCTGGATATAATAGCCTTCGTCCTCCTGGCGGTCATCGTAGGAGCGGAGAAGCGCTACGGTCCGCTGGAACTGGAGGAGCTCACGGGGTGA
- a CDS encoding proton-conducting transporter membrane subunit, translating into MEAAIYLLILPLAASLLALASERLARLITPAFTFATGVLATAMLWKGYTISTQNLYADWYSLIIVNIVSWVYFFASLASLYYTKGIERPFFDLRYYWSFLSLFAFTMLFTALVSNLGWMWIGLEGTTVVSALLILTEGERRNVEGAWRYMIVASAGLGIAFLSVVLAYSTSGTLDFRGLSFTPEDGLLVALLALIGFGTKVGLFPMHSWLPDAHGSAPSPVSAMLSGTLLPTALLVYLRIFRAGNSRVIAEATILFGVLTLIVASLLMASQRFIKRLLAYSSMDMMGVATTGIGLSYYHPSLLRLVFVLLAVHAFSKGALFLTSGSLVRAYGTHEIGGIRGVFRASPGQGLSLVLSALSVTGSPPFATFIAELAILGVSLSISYWWAFFVGTGLLLSFLALNWHSARMAFGDGEGVSLDSGLVPLTMTLVSLGISVYAWYLVLTGGLVA; encoded by the coding sequence ATGGAGGCGGCAATCTACCTCTTAATACTTCCGTTGGCGGCCTCTCTCCTGGCGCTCGCCTCAGAGAGGCTCGCCCGGCTTATAACCCCAGCCTTTACCTTCGCCACCGGGGTCCTGGCAACGGCCATGCTTTGGAAAGGTTACACTATATCAACGCAGAACTTGTACGCGGACTGGTACTCCCTCATCATAGTGAACATAGTGAGCTGGGTGTACTTCTTCGCTTCACTTGCATCGCTTTATTACACGAAGGGCATTGAGAGGCCCTTCTTTGACCTCCGCTACTACTGGAGCTTCCTTTCGCTCTTCGCTTTCACCATGCTCTTCACGGCCCTCGTTTCCAACCTCGGCTGGATGTGGATAGGACTTGAGGGGACGACCGTCGTCAGCGCGCTCCTGATTTTAACGGAGGGCGAGAGGAGGAACGTCGAGGGTGCCTGGAGGTACATGATAGTGGCATCGGCCGGCCTCGGAATAGCCTTTCTCTCCGTGGTTCTGGCTTACTCCACCTCTGGAACCCTCGACTTTAGGGGGCTGAGCTTCACGCCGGAGGACGGTCTCCTGGTGGCCCTTCTGGCCTTAATCGGCTTTGGGACGAAGGTCGGCCTCTTTCCGATGCACAGCTGGCTTCCAGATGCCCATGGGAGCGCTCCGTCACCGGTCAGCGCCATGCTCTCAGGAACGTTACTCCCTACGGCCCTCCTTGTCTACCTCCGCATCTTTAGGGCGGGGAACAGCAGGGTAATAGCCGAGGCCACTATACTCTTCGGCGTCCTGACGCTCATCGTCGCCTCCCTGCTGATGGCGTCTCAGAGGTTCATCAAGCGCCTCCTCGCTTACTCGAGCATGGACATGATGGGGGTAGCCACCACGGGAATCGGGCTTTCCTACTACCACCCCTCCCTACTCAGGCTGGTCTTCGTTTTGCTCGCCGTTCACGCCTTCTCCAAGGGGGCGCTCTTCCTTACCTCGGGGAGCCTTGTGAGAGCATACGGAACCCACGAAATTGGAGGAATAAGGGGAGTCTTCCGCGCCTCCCCCGGTCAGGGGTTGTCGTTGGTCCTCTCGGCGCTGTCGGTCACGGGTTCACCCCCCTTCGCGACCTTCATAGCCGAGCTGGCCATCCTCGGAGTTTCCCTCTCCATCAGCTACTGGTGGGCGTTCTTCGTGGGAACGGGATTACTGCTCTCGTTCCTCGCCCTCAACTGGCACTCCGCGAGGATGGCCTTCGGCGATGGGGAAGGAGTCTCCCTCGACTCTGGTCTCGTTCCCCTCACGATGACCCTCGTCTCCCTGGGAATCAGCGTATACGCGTGGTATCTCGTCCTCACAGGGGGTCTGGTAGCATGA
- a CDS encoding NADH-quinone oxidoreductase subunit F, with amino-acid sequence MKVLSAVFRKNGKFLSVWLDYETGRAELEYTDKLPDRKIAPALISDTSPYITIPPGSNAVPLTFGPAAGGLGQAGAFEILTYGERIVSIRPVYGYKRRGIEERLLNRPIEESVVVLERATGNFSLAYTYALLKAIEENPDEEVWEVRKALLEIERLYNHFNAIHKLAGAASQKVATMHFHALEEDVLRLLSRLTGHRYGFSANRPGEVRILEPKAVERLGKIREEFRSLREELLESKIFIDRLHNTCRLSREDIIELDAVGIAARGSGIARDVRSFDRYYSYKPVTCEEGDALARMMVRLEEIERSFEIIDSVDVKAVRSDPSVKEGLNLGVAEAAHGDVLTLVEVKDGRISWIGLRGASRVNYIAFSRGITGNIFTDFPFGLESFGLNFADADLWQGGVE; translated from the coding sequence ATGAAGGTTCTTTCAGCGGTCTTTAGGAAAAACGGAAAGTTCCTCAGTGTCTGGCTCGACTACGAAACCGGGAGGGCAGAGTTAGAATACACGGACAAACTCCCTGACAGGAAGATAGCGCCGGCGTTAATCAGCGATACCAGCCCGTACATCACCATCCCTCCTGGAAGCAACGCCGTTCCGCTCACCTTCGGTCCCGCCGCCGGAGGTCTCGGTCAGGCCGGGGCGTTTGAGATACTCACCTACGGCGAGAGGATAGTCTCCATACGGCCCGTCTACGGCTACAAGAGGAGGGGCATCGAGGAGAGACTATTGAACCGCCCCATTGAAGAATCCGTAGTTGTCCTTGAGAGGGCAACGGGGAACTTCTCTTTAGCCTACACCTACGCCCTCCTTAAGGCCATTGAGGAAAATCCAGACGAGGAGGTGTGGGAAGTCAGGAAGGCCCTCCTGGAGATTGAGAGGCTTTACAACCACTTCAACGCAATACACAAGCTGGCAGGGGCGGCCTCACAGAAGGTCGCGACAATGCACTTCCACGCGCTTGAGGAGGACGTCCTCAGGCTCCTCTCACGGCTGACGGGACATCGCTACGGCTTCAGCGCCAATAGGCCTGGGGAGGTTAGGATACTCGAACCCAAAGCCGTTGAGAGACTTGGAAAAATCCGTGAGGAGTTCCGCTCCCTCAGGGAAGAGCTCCTTGAGAGTAAGATATTCATCGACCGTCTCCACAACACCTGCAGGCTGAGCAGGGAGGACATAATCGAGCTTGACGCGGTTGGAATAGCGGCACGCGGCTCAGGAATAGCGAGGGACGTCAGGAGCTTCGACAGGTACTACTCATACAAACCCGTTACCTGCGAAGAGGGCGACGCTTTAGCCAGGATGATGGTAAGGCTGGAGGAGATAGAGCGCTCCTTTGAGATAATCGACTCCGTTGACGTCAAAGCCGTTCGCTCCGACCCGTCGGTTAAGGAAGGCCTCAACCTCGGGGTTGCAGAGGCGGCCCACGGGGACGTGCTCACGCTGGTCGAGGTGAAGGATGGGAGAATCTCGTGGATTGGCCTCAGGGGTGCTTCGAGGGTGAACTACATCGCGTTCTCCAGGGGTATAACCGGAAACATCTTCACGGACTTTCCCTTTGGCTTAGAGAGCTTCGGGCTGAACTTCGCCGATGCAGACCTCTGGCAGGGGGGTGTGGAGTGA
- a CDS encoding NADH-quinone oxidoreductase subunit B family protein — MWIIKGLRKGVITSDYPKKVSDEELPPSFPLETPKECPFGAVKDGKLDPKKCLNCRLCNVPFGRKLDVDDVRNPLDFKRSLHVFFLDVGTCHACNREVAQLQGPYYDVHRLGIFFTPTPKHADVLLVAGCPTDGMVPVLKEAYELMPEPKRVLVLGACANGSLCRRKVEDFVPVDGYVSGCPPSPVQIIRGLLKMAGRDAE; from the coding sequence ATGTGGATAATCAAAGGACTCAGAAAGGGCGTCATAACGAGCGACTATCCAAAGAAGGTCAGCGACGAGGAGCTTCCGCCGAGCTTTCCGCTCGAAACTCCGAAGGAATGCCCGTTCGGCGCCGTCAAGGACGGAAAGCTCGACCCGAAAAAGTGCCTCAACTGTCGCCTCTGCAACGTTCCCTTCGGAAGGAAACTCGATGTTGACGACGTAAGGAACCCCCTCGACTTCAAACGCTCGCTCCACGTCTTCTTCTTGGACGTTGGGACCTGCCACGCCTGCAATCGCGAGGTGGCCCAGCTCCAGGGCCCCTACTACGACGTCCACAGACTCGGAATATTCTTCACGCCGACGCCGAAGCACGCTGACGTCCTGCTCGTGGCGGGCTGCCCGACCGACGGCATGGTCCCCGTCCTCAAGGAGGCCTATGAGCTCATGCCGGAGCCAAAGCGCGTTCTGGTCCTCGGAGCCTGCGCAAACGGCTCCCTCTGCAGGAGAAAGGTCGAGGACTTCGTCCCGGTTGACGGCTACGTCTCGGGCTGTCCTCCATCGCCAGTTCAGATAATCCGGGGCCTGCTCAAGATGGCCGGGAGGGATGCTGAATGA
- a CDS encoding proton-conducting transporter membrane subunit: MNVYYIITLGFALASLLPLASRKLTYWTDAALSALLLGVLLFKPESIDGTARYFALISAIVWLTASLYSVDYDDHYPRTLAASFSMAIAGMLLILLTEDAVTFLVGWEVMTVASYLGITAKEKEGRNAYRFLAFGELSALLILAGFGLLSIQSGSVHFSGWKGSPLWNVAFFLATLGFAVKMAIFPFHVWLPKAHGNAPANLSAQLSAVLTLMGLYGMVRMLLIQRPADWIGVFFLLFGGLTAILGAAYAAGTDHVKKLPGYSTVENDGVLLALFGGAVVALNYGNATLAAFTLLALLFFAFAHSVAKGLLFLIAGRLENGTGRFPEVVRGRLSLLGVLAGYASALSLAGIPPFPGFLGEWLGLESLLQSFKLPDPGMRILLMLVGSLVALTAGIAGVAMSKMITHGAQKAGGRKGYGVEDAGYLFAVSVLLLVGILPGFLFGLVNPTVEAFSGLKATEFLGGALGIKGGFLVVAKGFGGISPTYLFLIVSLSALGTYAVIRGAGILKTRHVRAWSGGLINPEYPPIAHSAILLVTEGWLYGTREESGRLYWKERFSLAYDRLSKGYLSFSEWFRHGLMRGSDSVYVAYILLAAVSVFLYLLWAL, encoded by the coding sequence ATGAACGTGTACTACATCATAACCCTTGGATTCGCCCTCGCGTCGCTCCTTCCGCTCGCCTCAAGGAAGCTAACGTACTGGACGGACGCGGCGCTATCTGCTCTCCTCCTCGGCGTTCTCCTCTTCAAACCGGAGAGCATTGACGGAACCGCAAGGTACTTCGCGCTGATTTCGGCAATCGTCTGGCTGACCGCTTCCCTCTACAGCGTTGACTACGACGACCACTACCCGAGGACTTTAGCTGCCTCTTTCTCAATGGCGATAGCCGGGATGCTCCTAATCCTCCTGACGGAAGACGCGGTGACATTCCTCGTTGGCTGGGAGGTCATGACGGTGGCGAGCTATCTCGGCATAACAGCCAAGGAGAAGGAAGGCCGCAACGCCTACAGGTTCCTCGCCTTCGGCGAGCTGAGCGCCCTCTTAATCTTAGCGGGCTTCGGTCTCCTCTCCATCCAGAGCGGCTCGGTGCACTTTTCAGGCTGGAAGGGCTCGCCCCTCTGGAACGTTGCCTTCTTCCTCGCGACCCTTGGCTTTGCGGTGAAGATGGCGATATTCCCGTTCCACGTCTGGCTCCCGAAAGCCCACGGAAACGCCCCAGCCAACCTCTCGGCCCAGCTCAGCGCCGTTCTAACCCTCATGGGCCTCTATGGGATGGTAAGGATGCTCCTGATCCAGAGGCCAGCCGACTGGATAGGCGTTTTCTTCCTCCTGTTCGGGGGTTTAACCGCCATCCTGGGGGCAGCGTATGCGGCGGGAACTGACCACGTAAAGAAGCTCCCCGGATACAGCACGGTGGAAAACGACGGGGTTCTTCTGGCCCTCTTCGGCGGTGCAGTCGTTGCCCTCAACTACGGCAATGCGACGCTCGCGGCCTTCACCTTACTGGCGCTCCTCTTCTTTGCCTTCGCCCACAGCGTTGCAAAGGGACTGCTTTTCCTAATAGCCGGCAGGCTTGAGAACGGAACCGGGAGGTTCCCGGAGGTGGTTCGCGGCAGGCTCTCGCTCCTCGGTGTCCTGGCTGGCTACGCATCAGCCCTCAGCCTAGCCGGGATACCCCCATTCCCCGGCTTCCTCGGAGAATGGCTGGGATTAGAGAGCCTCCTCCAGAGCTTCAAGCTTCCCGACCCCGGGATGAGGATCCTCCTGATGCTCGTGGGTTCTCTCGTAGCGCTAACGGCAGGAATAGCTGGTGTCGCGATGAGCAAGATGATAACCCACGGGGCGCAGAAGGCAGGGGGGAGAAAAGGCTACGGCGTGGAAGATGCGGGATATCTCTTCGCCGTTTCCGTTCTCCTCCTCGTTGGAATCCTCCCAGGATTCCTCTTCGGGTTGGTGAATCCCACCGTAGAAGCCTTCTCCGGGTTGAAGGCCACCGAATTCCTCGGGGGAGCGCTCGGAATAAAGGGAGGCTTCCTCGTTGTTGCCAAGGGCTTTGGAGGAATCTCGCCGACTTACCTATTCCTCATAGTGTCGCTCTCCGCCCTCGGCACGTACGCAGTAATTAGAGGAGCTGGAATCCTCAAAACGAGGCACGTGAGGGCCTGGAGCGGAGGCTTGATTAATCCTGAGTACCCGCCGATTGCCCACTCGGCTATACTCCTCGTGACGGAGGGGTGGCTCTACGGAACTAGGGAGGAGAGCGGCAGGCTCTACTGGAAGGAGCGCTTCAGTTTGGCCTACGACCGGCTTTCAAAGGGCTACCTCAGCTTTTCGGAGTGGTTCAGGCACGGCCTCATGAGGGGCTCGGACAGCGTCTACGTCGCATACATTCTGCTGGCTGCAGTGAGCGTTTTCCTTTACCTCCTCTGGGCTCTGTGA